In one window of Desulfurellaceae bacterium DNA:
- a CDS encoding MFS transporter → MDSAPPTQAGRPPRPWYTSYAGVILLIGVLVNLTTSFLQYAPNLTLPAMQASLSLSYTQAGILVTGAWMLRVPCSFLAGLLSTRYGSRQLIGLSTLTAGASMLLLGGASHFWMALAATCLMGAATGIAIIPTMGLLGPWFDARSRGLAAGLASAGGSSAFVVAGLAVPALTSAYLTLGWRYAWAVFGLATVVIGVAALVYVRERPAGMAAVEPSRGLSWPAEVYRNPLVWLMSFMVFCSGWSQGFFNTFLGSYLSEEHGIDLAVVGRLLILIGVLSIGSGIVWERVSDWIGRSLAFLCVFVVQGVGLVLVWLNPIPGALVIAAVLIGLTHRATFTICAASAGDFVPLHLSSTAFALMSTGAGSGAMLSPGIAGGLADASGSLQGAFAVALGGSLGGALGSAVLYGIMRRSGLR, encoded by the coding sequence ATGGATTCAGCACCTCCGACCCAAGCCGGCCGACCGCCACGCCCCTGGTACACGAGCTATGCCGGGGTCATCCTGCTGATCGGGGTGCTGGTAAACCTGACCACGAGTTTCCTCCAATACGCGCCCAACCTGACTCTGCCAGCCATGCAGGCCAGCCTGTCCCTATCTTATACCCAGGCCGGCATCCTGGTCACCGGGGCCTGGATGCTGCGCGTTCCGTGCTCTTTTCTGGCCGGCCTGCTCAGCACGCGCTACGGCAGCCGGCAGCTGATTGGTCTGAGCACGCTGACCGCCGGGGCGTCCATGCTGCTGCTGGGCGGGGCAAGCCATTTCTGGATGGCGCTGGCGGCGACCTGCCTGATGGGCGCGGCAACCGGCATCGCCATCATTCCGACCATGGGGCTGCTCGGGCCCTGGTTTGACGCCCGCAGCCGCGGGCTGGCCGCCGGACTGGCCTCGGCCGGCGGCAGCAGCGCCTTTGTGGTGGCCGGCCTGGCGGTACCGGCCCTGACCTCGGCCTACCTGACGCTGGGCTGGCGCTATGCCTGGGCGGTGTTCGGCCTGGCCACGGTCGTGATTGGCGTGGCCGCCCTGGTGTATGTCCGCGAGCGTCCGGCCGGGATGGCCGCTGTCGAGCCATCGCGGGGTCTGAGCTGGCCGGCCGAGGTCTACCGTAACCCCCTGGTATGGCTGATGAGCTTCATGGTCTTCTGCTCGGGCTGGTCGCAGGGCTTCTTCAATACCTTTCTGGGCAGCTATCTGTCCGAGGAGCACGGCATCGACCTGGCGGTCGTCGGACGGCTGCTCATCCTGATTGGGGTGCTCAGCATCGGCAGCGGGATTGTCTGGGAGCGCGTTTCGGACTGGATCGGACGCAGCCTGGCCTTCTTGTGCGTTTTTGTGGTCCAAGGGGTCGGTCTGGTCCTGGTCTGGCTCAATCCCATCCCGGGCGCTCTGGTGATTGCCGCAGTACTCATCGGCCTCACCCACCGCGCGACATTCACCATATGTGCGGCCTCGGCCGGCGACTTTGTGCCGCTGCACCTGTCCTCGACCGCCTTTGCCCTGATGTCTACCGGGGCCGGCTCGGGCGCGATGCTGTCGCCGGGCATTGCCGGCGGCTTGGCCGACGCCAGCGGCAGCCTGCAGGGAGCTTTTGCCGTGGCCCTGGGTGGCTCGCTGGGCGGCGCCCTTGGCAGCGCGGTGTTGTATGGGATAATGCGACGTAGCGGTTTGAGATGA
- a CDS encoding translation initiation factor eIF-2B has protein sequence MTRPAREKNTLDFASRLSAIAEDRSHGAAELARQCLDLVADSARLTPVPQTEAGPAIAALYRRLGEQAEQLAASRPSMTPIQTLLLRWQDRLAGLSAPTLVEARHQAAEAAQGLAEESRAALGRVAAQAHSLIGAGQTLLTHSLSSTVLAVFQSLLAAPVRAIVTESRPLYEGRRLAARLSDWGIPTTLITDAQLGLFVPQADMVLIGADSILADGSVINKAGTYVLALAAHDQGVPVYVCAESCKRRPSQLPEPALEEMDPAELSPGEPPLGPHVRVRNIYFDRTPARLISGWIDEHGIRLNSPSESRAS, from the coding sequence ATGACACGACCTGCCCGAGAGAAAAATACCCTGGATTTCGCCTCGCGGCTCAGTGCTATTGCCGAAGACCGCAGCCATGGCGCCGCCGAGCTGGCCCGTCAGTGCCTGGATCTCGTGGCCGACAGCGCCCGCCTGACACCCGTCCCCCAGACCGAGGCCGGGCCGGCCATCGCCGCCCTCTACCGTCGGCTGGGCGAGCAGGCCGAACAGCTGGCCGCCAGCCGTCCCAGCATGACCCCTATCCAGACCCTGTTGCTGCGCTGGCAGGACCGGCTGGCCGGTCTGTCGGCACCAACCCTGGTCGAGGCCCGCCACCAGGCGGCCGAGGCAGCCCAGGGCTTGGCCGAGGAATCCCGCGCAGCGCTGGGCCGGGTCGCAGCTCAGGCGCACAGCCTGATTGGGGCCGGCCAGACTCTTCTCACCCACAGCCTGAGCTCGACTGTCCTGGCCGTCTTCCAGTCCTTGCTAGCCGCCCCCGTCCGGGCGATTGTCACCGAGTCGCGCCCGCTGTACGAGGGACGCCGGCTGGCGGCGCGTCTGTCAGACTGGGGCATTCCCACTACCCTGATCACCGATGCCCAGCTTGGTCTGTTCGTGCCCCAGGCGGATATGGTTCTGATCGGGGCGGACAGCATCCTGGCCGACGGCAGCGTCATCAACAAAGCCGGAACCTATGTCCTGGCGCTCGCCGCCCATGACCAGGGGGTGCCGGTCTATGTGTGCGCCGAAAGCTGCAAGCGCCGACCGTCCCAGCTGCCCGAGCCCGCGCTTGAGGAGATGGACCCGGCCGAACTGAGTCCCGGGGAGCCACCGCTCGGTCCGCATGTTCGGGTGCGCAATATCTATTTTGACCGCACGCCGGCTCGACTGATCTCGGGCTGGATCGATGAGCACGGCATCCGGCTCAACAGTCCGTCCGAGTCCCGGGCGTCTTAA